The following are encoded together in the Syngnathus scovelli strain Florida chromosome 12, RoL_Ssco_1.2, whole genome shotgun sequence genome:
- the plekha3 gene encoding pleckstrin homology domain-containing family A member 3, which translates to MEGVLYKWTNYMTGWQPRWFVLENGVISYYDSEDDVGKGSKGSIKMSVCEIKVHPTDTTRLELIIPGEQHFYVRAVNAAERQHWLVALGSSKAGTLDSHRHRGPDCLRTKMSELRLYCDLLVQQVQTIQSQSSAEPEGTPTSEASLLSATCTTFIRTLDECMSLAQQSLAPRPQPPERLSRPPNMRRSVSHPGTSILDRCGVLKESSSVSKPRRDRASSDTSELTYKGLLDSSHIPKERGVAASLKTTPADTGADLSI; encoded by the exons atggagggCGTTCTGTACAAATGGACCAACTACATGACAG GCTGGCAGCCACGCTGGTTTGTGCTGGAGAACGGCGTCATCTCATACTACGACAGCGAGGACGACGTCGGCAAAGGAAGCAAAGGCTCCATCAAGATGTCCGTCTGTGAAATTAAAG TTCACCCGACCGACACCACCCGTCTGGAGCTGATCATTCCCGGCGAGCAGCATTTTTACGTGAGGGCGGTCAATGCAGCAGAGAGACAACATTGGCTGGTGGCACTCGGCTCCTCTAAAGCCGGAACCTTGGACTCACACAGACACAGAG GTCCGGACTGTCTGCGCACCAAAATGTCTGAGCTTCGCCTGTACTGCGACCTGCTGGTGCAGCAGGTCCAAACCATCCAATCACAGAGCAGCGCAGAGCCCGAGGGCACTCCCACATCCGAG GCCTCGCTCCTCAGCGCCACCTGCACCACTTTTATCCGGACACTGGACGAGTGCATGAGCCTGGCGCAGCAGAGCCTCGCGCCGCGCCCGCAACCTCCTGAAAGGCTCAGCCGCCCTCCTAAT ATGAGAAGATCAGTCAGTCACCCCGGCACGTCCATTTTGGACAG GTGCGGCGTACTGAAGGAGAGCTCCAGCGTATCCAAGCCACGGCGGGACCGGGCCAGCTCAGACACTTCAGAGTTGACGTATAAAG gaTTGCTGGACTCATCGCACATCCCTAAGGAACGAGGGGTCGCGGCCAGTCTGAAGACCACGCCTGCAGACACGGGCGCAGACCTATCCATCTGA